One Mailhella massiliensis DNA segment encodes these proteins:
- a CDS encoding BTB/POZ domain-containing protein KCTD2 yields the protein MNRKMLASCAALALVLGFSSLAEAGCSPEEAQQKALAFSQVIQEESQKNPENYAKIMQELQPELLQLQQKQDLDALCVFYDKAMERFK from the coding sequence ATGAACAGGAAAATGTTGGCTTCGTGCGCGGCCCTGGCCCTTGTCCTTGGCTTCTCTTCTCTGGCCGAGGCCGGATGCAGCCCTGAAGAAGCCCAGCAGAAGGCCCTTGCCTTCTCCCAGGTCATTCAGGAAGAATCGCAGAAGAACCCGGAGAACTATGCGAAGATCATGCAGGAACTGCAGCCGGAACTGCTCCAGCTTCAGCAGAAGCAGGATCTCGACGCCCTGTGCGTTTTTTACGATAAGGCCATGGAACGCTTCAAATAG
- a CDS encoding FAD-dependent oxidoreductase, with protein sequence MSKPLYLEKYPHLFQPLTVGKKKLVYKNRIMVGPMQVSGAYSTDANGTINDYGVDYYTDLARGGFASCAVPVEVPSHSAHFGTIRLDEKSKGFTFMHILQRSVHAFGMNTACEIYHPGICALAGTCDLMGPSSFMYNGRMVREMTEEDMEDVAKMYVTAAADAKRAGFDAIMLHYGHGWLMNNFLSPLSNHRTDAYGGSVENRVRFPLMVIKRIREVVGDSMVIEIRMNGNDRAEGGITPEDAAQQALIMEEYVDMFHVSCGTRLDAHARPKMHPTCFVTPGHNVDGSVALKKAGVKKPVGVIGSVHSPELAESILAEGKADYILMARQAIADPEWVNKVRAGREKDIRPCIHCDFCVDGGRRNALTTKVTILNDATFDNRCSVNPLVGQGSARVRAFRFNGRKRVAVIGGGIAGMQAAISAADKGHDVTLFEKRAFLGGQTAIYPEHLWFKKEILALREYFIHQVRQREGIKILLESEVTANMISEANYDAVIVAVGAEQAVPPIPGIDGKNVVMAWDVFSNEDKMGENIVVVGGGSVGCELGISLAEKGRKVTILEMGHFFAPKSEIAERMSLEEHMVKNGVQVHVDCLCTEITPEGVAGKDKDGREVFFKADTVIISAGSRPLAELRDSFRGTAFDVINAGDCMGPANIRNATDTGWCAGNVI encoded by the coding sequence ATGTCCAAGCCGCTGTATCTGGAAAAGTATCCCCACCTGTTTCAGCCTCTGACCGTAGGCAAAAAGAAGCTTGTCTATAAAAACCGCATCATGGTCGGCCCCATGCAGGTTTCCGGAGCCTATTCCACGGATGCCAACGGTACCATCAACGATTACGGCGTGGACTATTATACGGATCTTGCCCGCGGCGGCTTCGCCTCCTGCGCCGTTCCTGTGGAAGTGCCCAGCCACAGCGCGCATTTCGGCACCATCCGGCTGGATGAAAAGTCCAAGGGCTTCACGTTCATGCACATTCTTCAGCGTTCCGTTCACGCCTTCGGCATGAACACGGCCTGCGAAATCTATCATCCCGGCATCTGTGCTCTGGCCGGAACCTGCGACCTCATGGGGCCGAGTTCCTTCATGTACAACGGCCGCATGGTACGCGAAATGACGGAAGAGGACATGGAGGACGTGGCGAAGATGTACGTCACCGCCGCGGCCGACGCCAAGAGGGCCGGGTTCGACGCCATCATGCTGCATTACGGGCACGGCTGGCTGATGAACAACTTCCTCTCGCCTCTGAGCAATCACCGCACCGATGCCTACGGCGGTTCCGTGGAGAACCGCGTACGCTTCCCGCTCATGGTCATCAAGCGCATCCGCGAAGTCGTCGGCGACTCCATGGTCATTGAAATCCGCATGAACGGCAACGACAGGGCCGAAGGCGGCATCACCCCGGAAGACGCGGCGCAGCAGGCGCTCATCATGGAGGAATATGTGGACATGTTCCACGTTTCCTGCGGCACCCGTCTGGACGCCCATGCCCGCCCGAAGATGCACCCCACCTGCTTCGTGACTCCCGGCCACAACGTGGACGGTTCCGTCGCCCTCAAGAAGGCGGGCGTGAAGAAGCCCGTGGGCGTCATCGGCTCCGTGCATAGTCCCGAACTTGCGGAAAGCATTCTGGCCGAAGGCAAGGCCGACTACATTCTCATGGCCCGTCAGGCCATTGCCGACCCCGAATGGGTCAACAAGGTGCGCGCCGGACGCGAAAAGGATATCCGCCCCTGCATCCACTGCGATTTCTGCGTGGACGGCGGTCGCCGCAACGCCCTTACCACGAAAGTGACCATCCTGAACGACGCCACCTTCGACAACCGCTGTTCCGTGAACCCCCTGGTGGGACAGGGCAGTGCCCGTGTGCGTGCCTTCCGCTTCAACGGCCGCAAGCGCGTCGCCGTCATCGGCGGCGGCATCGCCGGTATGCAGGCCGCCATTTCCGCTGCGGACAAGGGGCACGACGTAACGCTGTTTGAAAAGCGCGCCTTCCTCGGTGGGCAGACGGCCATCTATCCCGAACATCTGTGGTTCAAGAAGGAAATTCTGGCTCTGCGGGAATACTTCATCCATCAGGTTCGTCAGCGCGAGGGCATCAAGATTCTTCTGGAGTCCGAAGTCACCGCGAACATGATCTCCGAGGCCAATTACGACGCCGTCATCGTGGCCGTGGGCGCGGAGCAGGCCGTTCCGCCCATTCCGGGCATCGACGGAAAGAACGTGGTCATGGCCTGGGACGTGTTCAGCAACGAGGACAAGATGGGCGAGAACATCGTCGTGGTCGGCGGCGGTTCCGTGGGCTGCGAACTGGGCATTTCCCTGGCGGAAAAGGGCAGAAAGGTCACCATTCTGGAAATGGGCCACTTCTTCGCTCCCAAGTCGGAAATCGCCGAACGCATGAGCCTTGAGGAACACATGGTGAAAAACGGCGTACAGGTGCATGTGGACTGCCTGTGCACGGAAATCACTCCCGAAGGCGTGGCCGGAAAGGACAAGGACGGCAGGGAAGTCTTCTTCAAGGCCGATACCGTCATCATTTCCGCCGGTTCCAGGCCTCTGGCCGAACTGCGCGATTCCTTCCGGGGGACGGCGTTCGATGTGATCAATGCCGGCGACTGCATGGGACCGGCCAACATCCGCAACGCCACCGATACCGGCTGGTGCGCGGGCAACGTCATCTGA
- a CDS encoding LysR family transcriptional regulator, protein MQLRYLEYFVQAVECRSLNRAARKLDVSPQALCAGVAALEKKLGYALLERSPMGVRPTKNGEIVFQDARDIRDTIHKWLQLSPRQPEKDTVMVKLGASTTLMRWLVPQVVLQVKKLYPHIYFNLLESFVEQVFHTVVDQRMLGLITCVNERVESTYRVRLAQNDMTFMEGPEDGCAVIINKSHPFAERPMLTLKDLAELRLAFNPQRDQYFVYRDICPHFAPSGIIHIPEQENLLRLISMDVSTAAVLPRSVLLAPGGWAQKVCAKDVEDFPMPGRIWLIYPRDMRSSEKLVQESIADLLEQLKKEELPL, encoded by the coding sequence ATGCAGCTTCGTTATCTTGAGTATTTCGTTCAGGCCGTGGAGTGCCGGTCGCTGAACAGAGCGGCGCGCAAACTCGACGTCAGCCCGCAGGCGCTGTGCGCAGGCGTGGCCGCGCTGGAAAAAAAACTGGGATACGCCCTGCTTGAGCGCTCCCCCATGGGGGTAAGGCCCACCAAGAACGGAGAAATCGTTTTTCAGGACGCCCGCGACATACGGGACACCATCCACAAATGGCTCCAGCTTTCCCCCCGTCAGCCGGAAAAAGACACCGTCATGGTCAAGCTCGGCGCCTCCACCACGCTCATGCGCTGGCTGGTGCCGCAGGTGGTGCTTCAGGTCAAGAAGCTCTACCCCCACATTTACTTCAATCTTCTGGAATCGTTTGTGGAACAGGTATTTCACACCGTGGTCGACCAGCGTATGCTCGGCCTCATCACCTGCGTGAACGAAAGGGTGGAAAGCACCTATCGCGTGCGCCTCGCCCAGAACGACATGACCTTCATGGAAGGCCCGGAAGACGGGTGCGCCGTCATCATCAACAAATCCCATCCGTTCGCCGAACGTCCCATGCTCACCCTGAAGGATCTTGCGGAACTGCGCCTCGCCTTCAATCCACAGCGCGACCAGTACTTCGTTTACCGCGACATCTGCCCGCACTTCGCCCCTTCGGGCATCATTCATATCCCGGAACAGGAAAACCTGCTCCGGCTTATTTCCATGGACGTTTCCACCGCCGCAGTGCTGCCGCGCAGCGTTCTGCTCGCTCCCGGCGGCTGGGCGCAGAAGGTATGCGCCAAGGATGTGGAGGATTTTCCCATGCCGGGCCGCATCTGGCTCATCTATCCCAGGGACATGCGCTCCTCGGAAAAACTCGTACAGGAAAGCATCGCAGATCTTCTGGAGCAGCTGAAAAAGGAAGAACTCCCGCTTTGA
- a CDS encoding TRAP transporter large permease subunit, with amino-acid sequence MTAAETKAEGLFEPMMTLIHKVALVIGAVSLVLLAVPVTVDVLLRYVGSYFPGAYEIQELMMGSLAVSGMIVISCRDRHISIDFFYQHFSPKVKAFLDGLFEFMGLVFFSTLGWEILVLAFEKTGGGEVTSILHIPLFIPMMFFGFCMAVFALTLLIKTLRCFTGFVRDGVAWFIPAVFAVTVFVALLPWVLEYFGIFPSRAQLGVFGILFFMLVLFIGFPLGYAMGISGFIGLLCLRPDVITHFNTLSMTSYNSAFSATLAVVPLFCLMGELSLVSGISADMFKAARIWMGRTPASLGIASIIGCAGFAAICGDSLACGVTMASVALPEMRRHGYNPAFSCATLACGGTLGVLIPPSLSFIIYAIVTETSTGRLFMAGVIPGIILSSLFILVLLVTAYRHPELLPRGERHSMREKVSSLSGILPILCLIVIIMGGILAGFFSATEAGAIGSVAVWIFSLAARRISWQQTRECLISTVYIAGKLLFILMCVALLGVFIAYTRLTVTLAQYAAGLEVDRHIILLVIIVFYIIMGCMMNVLPLLLLTLPTIFPTIQALQFDPVWFGVIIVLLTEMAVITPPVGINVFGISSMAKDIPMGAIFRDVWLFFLCIAFLILLLTIFPEIALWLPNKFF; translated from the coding sequence ATGACAGCAGCAGAAACCAAGGCCGAAGGTCTTTTTGAACCTATGATGACGCTTATCCACAAGGTCGCCCTGGTCATCGGCGCGGTGTCTCTGGTGCTTCTTGCCGTGCCCGTCACCGTGGACGTGCTTCTTCGCTATGTGGGATCATATTTTCCCGGCGCCTATGAGATACAGGAACTCATGATGGGTTCTCTCGCCGTTTCCGGCATGATCGTCATTTCCTGCCGCGACCGGCATATTTCCATCGACTTTTTCTACCAGCATTTTTCACCGAAGGTGAAGGCCTTCCTCGACGGACTCTTTGAATTCATGGGACTGGTCTTCTTCTCCACCCTGGGCTGGGAGATTCTGGTGCTCGCTTTCGAGAAGACGGGCGGCGGGGAAGTCACGTCCATCCTGCATATTCCGCTGTTCATCCCCATGATGTTCTTCGGTTTCTGCATGGCCGTCTTCGCCCTCACCCTGCTCATCAAGACGCTGCGCTGCTTTACGGGCTTCGTCAGGGACGGCGTGGCCTGGTTCATTCCCGCCGTTTTCGCCGTCACCGTGTTCGTTGCGCTTCTTCCGTGGGTGCTGGAATACTTCGGCATCTTTCCTTCCCGCGCGCAGCTCGGCGTGTTCGGCATTCTCTTCTTCATGCTGGTGCTGTTCATAGGCTTTCCTCTGGGATACGCCATGGGTATTTCCGGCTTCATAGGACTCCTGTGCCTGAGGCCCGACGTCATCACCCATTTCAACACCCTGAGCATGACCTCCTACAACTCGGCCTTTTCCGCCACTCTCGCCGTGGTTCCGCTGTTCTGCCTCATGGGCGAACTTTCGCTGGTGTCCGGCATCAGCGCCGACATGTTCAAGGCCGCCCGCATCTGGATGGGGCGTACTCCCGCTTCCCTCGGCATCGCGAGCATCATCGGCTGCGCGGGGTTCGCCGCCATCTGCGGCGACTCTCTGGCCTGCGGCGTGACCATGGCCTCCGTGGCGCTGCCGGAAATGCGCCGTCACGGCTACAATCCCGCCTTCTCCTGCGCCACGCTGGCCTGCGGCGGCACGCTGGGCGTGCTCATTCCCCCGAGTCTGAGCTTCATCATCTACGCCATCGTGACGGAAACCTCCACCGGCAGACTCTTCATGGCGGGCGTCATTCCGGGCATCATTCTCTCTTCCCTGTTCATTCTCGTGCTGCTTGTCACCGCATACCGGCATCCTGAACTTCTGCCGCGCGGCGAACGTCACAGCATGAGGGAAAAGGTGTCCTCCCTGTCCGGCATTCTGCCCATCCTCTGCCTCATCGTCATCATCATGGGCGGCATTCTCGCCGGTTTCTTCAGCGCTACGGAAGCGGGCGCCATCGGTTCCGTGGCCGTGTGGATCTTCTCCCTCGCCGCCCGGCGCATCAGCTGGCAGCAGACCAGGGAATGCCTCATAAGCACGGTGTATATTGCGGGCAAGCTGCTGTTCATCCTCATGTGCGTGGCGCTTCTTGGCGTATTCATCGCCTACACCCGTCTCACCGTCACCCTGGCTCAGTACGCGGCCGGGCTGGAGGTCGACAGACACATCATTCTGCTCGTGATCATCGTCTTCTACATCATCATGGGCTGCATGATGAACGTGCTGCCCCTTCTTCTGCTCACTCTGCCCACCATCTTCCCCACCATACAGGCTCTTCAGTTCGACCCCGTGTGGTTCGGCGTCATCATCGTGCTGCTTACGGAAATGGCCGTCATCACGCCGCCTGTGGGCATCAACGTGTTCGGCATAAGTTCCATGGCCAAGGATATCCCCATGGGCGCCATATTCAGGGATGTATGGCTCTTCTTCCTCTGCATAGCCTTCCTCATCCTTCTGCTCACCATCTTCCCCGAGATAGCTCTCTGGCTGCCCAACAAGTTCTTCTGA
- a CDS encoding VIT1/CCC1 transporter family protein: MKESTLRLLEEMQVNEKTDSEIYAILAGRVGGENGEVLRRMAADEEKHCEVWGRYTGRKAEAKRFKVMFYCVMSWIFGLTFVINLLESGEDHAGKRYAGLIEDVPEAQGIMEEEERHERRLAEMVDEERLKYIGSMVLGLNDALVELTGALAGFTLALGSNDTVGLAGFITGVSATLSMAASEYLAKKAEPGEKHPFKAAVYTGIAYMITVALLLLPYVVFTSPYAALACCLFNAACIICLFTFFVSVVRRESFRPQFMEMLSISFGVAAVSFFIGWAAKTWMGIDM, translated from the coding sequence ATGAAGGAAAGTACGCTGCGCCTGCTGGAAGAGATGCAGGTCAATGAAAAAACGGACAGTGAAATCTATGCCATCCTTGCAGGGCGCGTCGGCGGTGAAAACGGCGAAGTGCTGCGCCGCATGGCCGCCGACGAGGAAAAGCACTGCGAGGTATGGGGCCGCTACACCGGCAGAAAGGCGGAAGCGAAGCGTTTCAAGGTGATGTTCTACTGTGTCATGAGCTGGATCTTCGGCCTGACCTTCGTCATCAATCTGCTGGAATCCGGGGAGGATCATGCGGGAAAGCGCTATGCCGGTCTCATCGAGGACGTGCCGGAGGCGCAGGGCATCATGGAGGAAGAGGAACGCCATGAACGGCGCCTTGCCGAAATGGTGGACGAGGAAAGGCTGAAGTACATAGGCAGCATGGTTCTCGGCCTCAACGACGCGCTGGTGGAACTTACCGGCGCGCTTGCGGGCTTCACCCTGGCTCTCGGCAGCAACGACACCGTGGGGCTTGCGGGCTTCATCACCGGCGTGTCTGCCACCTTGTCCATGGCGGCCTCGGAATATCTCGCCAAGAAGGCGGAACCCGGGGAGAAGCATCCCTTCAAGGCCGCCGTGTACACCGGCATAGCCTATATGATCACGGTGGCGCTGCTGCTTCTGCCCTATGTGGTCTTCACGTCGCCCTATGCGGCGCTGGCCTGCTGCCTGTTCAATGCGGCCTGCATCATCTGTCTGTTCACCTTCTTTGTTTCCGTGGTGCGGCGCGAGAGCTTCCGCCCGCAGTTCATGGAGATGCTTTCCATCAGTTTCGGCGTCGCCGCCGTTTCCTTCTTCATCGGCTGGGCGGCGAAAACCTGGATGGGCATAGACATGTGA
- the dctP gene encoding TRAP transporter substrate-binding protein DctP has protein sequence MKRPLLLSLLALSLLCPAASSAAERTYELAFTSEGYRENHVVYQQVWEPWMQEVEKRSNGRLKIVFYSPGSICTSKEVPDAVVKGRVDIGHSLFGANPGLYGYSDTGEANVPGNSSMAASMGFYNYVTKNDWVKAELDNKEMKLLTIWSTGPMMLTSRTPITKVDDLKGRKINYHISGADELITTFGAVPIFVAPPDIYMSIQRGQTDTSLMALTILKPFKLYEVLTEILNYPIAPGYHYMVMNRSVWESLPADLQKILEETTGEAMSRAIATAVDASIKDSVDYVLSNGKCRMNEMPAEEQAKMAKFLEPFQQNWIASMEKRGFTRAKEALALFEKCMEEANAQYGGK, from the coding sequence ATGAAAAGACCTCTGCTTCTTTCCCTGCTCGCGCTTTCTCTGCTGTGTCCCGCCGCATCTTCCGCTGCGGAGCGCACCTATGAACTCGCGTTCACCAGCGAGGGCTACCGTGAAAACCATGTGGTGTATCAGCAGGTCTGGGAACCCTGGATGCAGGAAGTGGAAAAGCGCAGCAACGGCCGCCTGAAGATCGTGTTCTACAGCCCCGGTTCCATCTGCACGTCCAAGGAAGTGCCGGATGCCGTGGTCAAGGGCCGCGTGGATATAGGCCACAGTCTCTTCGGCGCCAATCCCGGCCTGTACGGCTACTCCGACACCGGTGAAGCCAATGTGCCCGGCAACAGCAGCATGGCCGCCTCCATGGGCTTCTACAACTACGTTACGAAGAACGACTGGGTGAAGGCCGAGCTGGACAACAAGGAAATGAAGCTGCTCACCATCTGGAGCACAGGCCCCATGATGCTCACTTCCAGGACGCCCATCACCAAGGTCGACGATCTGAAGGGCAGAAAGATCAACTATCACATCTCCGGTGCGGACGAACTCATCACCACCTTCGGCGCGGTTCCCATCTTCGTCGCTCCGCCGGACATCTACATGAGCATTCAGCGCGGTCAGACCGATACGTCCCTCATGGCGCTCACCATTCTCAAGCCCTTCAAGCTCTATGAGGTGCTTACGGAAATTCTGAACTACCCCATCGCTCCCGGTTATCATTACATGGTCATGAACCGTTCCGTGTGGGAATCTCTGCCCGCCGATCTTCAGAAGATTCTGGAAGAGACCACCGGCGAGGCCATGTCCCGGGCCATCGCTACCGCCGTGGACGCGAGCATCAAGGATTCCGTGGACTATGTGCTTTCCAACGGAAAGTGCCGCATGAACGAAATGCCCGCCGAGGAACAGGCCAAGATGGCGAAGTTCCTGGAGCCGTTCCAGCAGAACTGGATCGCTTCCATGGAAAAGCGCGGTTTCACCCGCGCCAAGGAAGCCCTTGCCCTGTTTGAAAAGTGCATGGAGGAAGCCAACGCGCAGTACGGCGGCAAGTAA
- a CDS encoding helix-turn-helix domain-containing protein has protein sequence MRKDLQLYGKIQARRKALGMSQEELAQRMGVSRQSVTKWETGLSAPDLDRLVELADTLGVSLDFLLRDQVELSEVPPETGELPPAEMPAEEKSERESAPSAPMSSTVRHIVLAAGVLVFLIGAGGLLTMWIYSELFPVQLVDGRGGVHTGLWGYVLARDVKALFWAALAAVASGAALLGFSLRSGKR, from the coding sequence ATGAGGAAAGATCTCCAGCTATACGGAAAAATACAGGCCAGGCGCAAAGCCCTGGGGATGTCGCAGGAAGAACTCGCCCAGCGCATGGGTGTTTCCCGGCAGTCCGTCACGAAATGGGAAACCGGCCTTTCCGCTCCCGATCTCGACCGCCTGGTGGAGCTGGCCGATACCCTCGGCGTGAGCCTTGATTTTCTGCTGCGGGATCAGGTCGAGCTTTCCGAGGTTCCCCCGGAAACGGGAGAGCTGCCTCCCGCGGAAATGCCTGCGGAGGAGAAGAGCGAACGGGAATCCGCGCCCTCCGCACCCATGAGCAGCACCGTGCGCCATATTGTGCTGGCCGCCGGGGTGCTTGTCTTTCTCATCGGGGCGGGCGGTCTTCTGACCATGTGGATTTATTCCGAGCTCTTTCCCGTGCAGCTCGTGGATGGAAGGGGCGGTGTGCATACCGGTCTGTGGGGCTATGTGCTCGCACGGGACGTGAAGGCCCTTTTCTGGGCCGCGCTTGCGGCCGTGGCTTCGGGAGCCGCGCTTCTCGGCTTCAGCCTGAGAAGCGGGAAACGCTGA
- a CDS encoding IS5 family transposase (programmed frameshift) has product MKELFYLSHEQIARIKRYFPRSHGIPRVDDRRVISGIIYVIKHGLQWKDAPREYGPYKTLYNRFIRWSRLGVFNRIFAELVEQNGSTTRLMIDATHLKAHRTAASLLKKGAFSRCIGRTKGGLNSKLHAVCNAFGQPLAFHLSGGQVSDYKGAAVLLDTLPQAGELLADRGYDADWFRHALSRKGITPCIPGRHSRKTPVVYDKEVYKQRHKIEIMFGRLKDWRRIAMRYDRCAHTFFSAICLAAIVIFYI; this is encoded by the exons ATGAAGGAACTTTTTTATCTTTCTCATGAACAGATTGCTCGTATCAAACGCTACTTTCCACGTTCCCATGGCATTCCGAGAGTCGATGACAGACGTGTCATCAGCGGCATTATCTATGTCATCAAGCACGGCCTGCAATGGAAAGATGCTCCGCGCGAGTATGGACCATACAAAACTCTCTACAATCGTTTTATCCGCTGGAGCCGATTGGGTGTCTTTAACAGGATTTTTGCGGAGCTTGTTGAGCAAAACGGCTCCACAACACGCTTGATGATTGATGCCACACATCTCAAGGCACACAGGACAGCAGCAAGTTTGCTGAAAAAAGGGGCCT TTTCCCGATGTATCGGACGCACAAAAGGCGGCCTGAATTCAAAACTCCACGCTGTCTGCAATGCCTTCGGTCAACCGTTGGCCTTCCATCTGTCCGGCGGTCAGGTGAGCGATTACAAAGGCGCTGCTGTCCTGCTTGATACTCTGCCGCAGGCCGGGGAGCTTCTGGCGGATAGAGGCTATGATGCCGACTGGTTTCGTCATGCCTTGTCCCGTAAAGGAATCACGCCGTGCATTCCTGGCAGACACAGCCGAAAAACTCCGGTGGTCTATGACAAGGAGGTTTATAAGCAGCGGCACAAGATAGAAATCATGTTTGGCCGACTCAAGGATTGGCGCAGAATAGCCATGCGTTATGACCGTTGTGCACACACGTTCTTTTCGGCCATTTGTCTCGCTGCCATTGTCATCTTTTATATTTAA
- a CDS encoding amidohydrolase family protein, producing MIIDFRIRPPFGEFLSMGPFDVRSSGFDPEYPGQMYGYIPPRSVQTRDISVFMDEMDAAGIDYAVVSGRASTSSSTFSKGYVSPEVVYELVNRYRGRLFGVAALDALDPAAPKIAERSVRELGMRGISIEPGWCSEPCYCDDPRLDPVYETAESLGVFVMITMSYLLGPDLSYSDPLRLEHVVSRYRNTPFLIPHACWPHFISMAAVSFKYPNLYWVPDFFFYLPFMPSVDVMPAFNTALKKQVLFASSYPVRGLEEAVRRWKEKAWEPEALELSLSGNAARLLNLKP from the coding sequence ATGATTATTGATTTCCGTATCCGTCCGCCTTTCGGGGAATTTCTGTCCATGGGCCCCTTCGATGTCAGATCTTCGGGATTCGACCCGGAATATCCGGGCCAGATGTACGGTTATATTCCGCCCCGTTCGGTTCAGACCAGAGACATTTCCGTATTCATGGATGAAATGGACGCGGCGGGCATCGATTATGCGGTGGTGTCCGGCAGGGCTTCCACAAGTTCCAGCACCTTCAGCAAGGGCTACGTCAGCCCTGAAGTGGTGTATGAGCTGGTCAACCGTTACAGGGGACGGCTCTTCGGCGTGGCCGCTCTGGACGCCCTCGATCCGGCGGCGCCGAAGATCGCGGAACGCAGCGTCAGGGAACTGGGGATGCGCGGTATTTCCATCGAACCGGGCTGGTGTTCCGAACCCTGCTACTGCGACGACCCCCGGCTGGACCCCGTCTATGAAACGGCGGAGTCTCTGGGCGTGTTCGTCATGATCACCATGAGCTATCTGCTCGGCCCCGATCTCAGCTATTCCGACCCGTTGCGCCTTGAGCATGTGGTTTCCAGATACAGAAACACGCCGTTTCTCATTCCTCATGCCTGCTGGCCGCATTTCATTTCCATGGCGGCGGTATCCTTCAAGTATCCCAACCTGTACTGGGTGCCGGACTTCTTCTTCTATCTGCCGTTCATGCCGTCCGTCGACGTCATGCCCGCCTTCAACACCGCGTTGAAGAAGCAGGTTCTTTTTGCCAGCTCCTACCCCGTGCGCGGGCTTGAGGAAGCCGTACGGCGGTGGAAGGAAAAAGCCTGGGAGCCCGAAGCTCTGGAACTTTCCCTGAGCGGCAACGCCGCCCGTCTTCTGAATCTGAAGCCCTGA